The Streptomyces sp. NBC_00344 genome includes a window with the following:
- a CDS encoding contact-dependent growth inhibition system immunity protein — protein sequence MTQPDIFDDEAPWAEWLPELRLLLEAYSAVVDENAYTDTDEVPSKAMRSYLRMATYYPGRAFRASREILDVLKYGLDEADVASNLASMAPMITPPGRTREDCLIAMLPHLAAFTEGGEVAETAIPETSWEWRELLPNLSNLLGGSFHQDVEAPHDDVLDEWVAAGTGADGADFEIVAVAREVDELRELCPDEGCLDHAVVELGCGLMPPDGLTYTQWMDHIAKRLRSHIEEVGYEPPIGRNPAYPPHDKRSAAQLG from the coding sequence ATGACGCAACCAGATATTTTCGACGATGAGGCGCCGTGGGCAGAGTGGCTGCCGGAGCTGCGGCTGCTGCTGGAGGCCTACTCGGCGGTGGTCGACGAGAATGCATACACCGACACCGATGAAGTCCCGTCGAAGGCGATGCGCAGCTATTTGCGGATGGCGACCTACTATCCGGGCCGGGCGTTCCGGGCGAGCCGCGAGATTCTGGATGTGCTCAAGTACGGTCTCGACGAGGCTGATGTGGCCTCCAACCTGGCCTCCATGGCGCCGATGATCACGCCCCCCGGCCGCACCCGCGAAGACTGCCTGATCGCGATGCTGCCCCACCTTGCCGCGTTCACCGAGGGTGGCGAGGTGGCCGAGACGGCGATTCCCGAGACCAGCTGGGAGTGGCGTGAGCTTCTGCCCAATCTGTCGAACCTCCTTGGTGGTTCTTTTCATCAGGACGTCGAGGCTCCACACGATGACGTACTGGACGAGTGGGTTGCAGCAGGAACTGGGGCTGATGGGGCGGATTTCGAAATCGTGGCCGTGGCGCGGGAGGTTGATGAGTTGCGCGAACTCTGCCCCGATGAAGGCTGTTTGGATCATGCGGTCGTAGAGCTCGGCTGCGGACTCATGCCACCGGACGGCCTGACGTATACCCAGTGGATGGACCACATTGCGAAACGGCTGCGCTCCCATATCGAAGAGGTGGGCTACGAACCCCCCATAGGCCGGAACCCTGCGTATCCGCCGCACGACAAGCGGTCGGCCGCTCAGCTGGGATGA
- a CDS encoding DUF397 domain-containing protein → MSTASDWFKSSHSGSHGECVEVTALWTKSTYSAEQGECIEVAATPAAIHVRDSKDIARPALAFSPAAWAAFTQTATGTDMPAFWPLT, encoded by the coding sequence ATGAGCACGGCATCGGACTGGTTCAAAAGCAGCCACAGCGGCAGCCACGGTGAATGTGTCGAAGTCACGGCGCTATGGACCAAGTCCACCTACAGCGCTGAGCAGGGCGAGTGCATAGAGGTGGCCGCCACGCCAGCCGCCATTCACGTTCGCGACTCCAAGGACATCGCCCGCCCCGCCCTCGCCTTCTCCCCTGCCGCCTGGGCAGCCTTCACGCAGACTGCTACGGGAACCGATATGCCAGCTTTCTGGCCCCTCACGTAG
- a CDS encoding helix-turn-helix domain-containing protein, which produces MHTGERSAGTQRMFGSLLRFHRERAGISQDALAQRVGFSKSQVAMVERGERPPKGDFVPVADEALGAQGALLAAAKELRVSHLPAWTEEYAEEEKRATALHTYANHVIPGLLQTEAYARAVFNCNYCPPLDDEEIEAQVTTRLERQNLLTRRPLPVVGFVLEQATLTRPLGGPAVLKGQLQHVIDVGRLRNVEIQVMPHDRRSHAGLAGPMILLETTERPQLAYVEGQNGGYFVREQPDVGRLFGKYGILRAQALTPEESAALIEQVAQGL; this is translated from the coding sequence GTGCACACCGGTGAACGCAGTGCCGGCACCCAGCGGATGTTCGGCTCGTTACTCCGCTTCCACCGGGAAAGGGCCGGGATCTCACAGGACGCTCTGGCTCAGCGCGTCGGGTTCTCGAAGTCCCAAGTGGCCATGGTGGAGCGCGGGGAGCGGCCCCCGAAGGGAGATTTCGTTCCGGTCGCGGACGAGGCGCTGGGTGCACAGGGTGCACTTCTCGCGGCTGCGAAAGAGCTGCGGGTCAGCCATTTGCCTGCTTGGACGGAGGAGTACGCGGAGGAGGAGAAGCGGGCCACCGCCCTCCACACGTACGCGAATCACGTGATCCCGGGCCTCCTTCAGACCGAGGCCTACGCTCGAGCAGTCTTCAATTGCAATTACTGCCCACCGCTGGACGACGAAGAGATCGAAGCGCAGGTAACAACCCGGCTGGAGCGCCAGAACCTCCTCACCCGAAGGCCTCTGCCGGTAGTCGGCTTCGTACTCGAACAGGCCACACTCACCCGCCCGCTCGGCGGACCTGCGGTTCTCAAGGGGCAGCTCCAGCACGTCATCGACGTGGGGCGATTGAGGAACGTCGAGATCCAGGTCATGCCCCACGACCGGCGGTCGCACGCCGGCCTAGCCGGCCCGATGATCCTCTTGGAGACAACGGAACGGCCGCAACTCGCCTATGTGGAAGGGCAGAACGGGGGCTACTTCGTAAGGGAACAACCCGACGTGGGCCGTCTGTTCGGCAAATATGGCATTCTGCGAGCCCAGGCTCTCACGCCCGAAGAATCCGCGGCACTCATCGAACAGGTGGCACAAGGCCTATGA
- a CDS encoding RNase A-like domain-containing protein has protein sequence MDFRGFDEEKVAKLARDLEKASSGAAALHRHIGSILTEVQGALDPGKRATNSPELQRVQETSAGSGVLLPTAPISPFVGLPGSLGTELHNVSGEIKLRLHMFDEAKGPHDFGDGISPLDAFNGITTRAKPEATQEPKKHPWWKKWVVDPLEDTGVEVANVMQVIFSQESLTGVFETAAGVWLMSVGAGGDIAGGALDATGVGAFIGVPVNVVSTAAIAGGGALAYKGLGDFMTAMSEGDYNAWSRSSRKGPQPQQPREADPLKDEGYGGHGVTEHVGRSEQQMGDRLAKSKDGPESVSTYKSVVDAQRFSQRAIDANKYQIAKWLKTQTKGAPRPFELKNSGEVTGRSLSREDWQSGRGAQDVQGVRVVLKPDPNAPGGYYILTTHPLG, from the coding sequence ATGGACTTCAGGGGGTTCGACGAGGAAAAGGTCGCGAAGCTCGCGCGGGATCTGGAAAAGGCGAGCTCCGGTGCTGCCGCGCTGCACCGCCACATCGGTTCAATACTCACCGAGGTTCAGGGTGCACTCGACCCCGGTAAGCGGGCTACCAATAGCCCCGAACTGCAACGCGTCCAGGAGACCTCCGCCGGCAGCGGGGTGCTCCTGCCGACCGCCCCCATCTCTCCGTTCGTGGGCTTGCCCGGTTCACTGGGGACGGAATTGCACAACGTGTCCGGGGAGATCAAGCTTCGGCTGCACATGTTCGATGAGGCGAAGGGGCCTCACGACTTCGGCGACGGGATCTCGCCGCTTGACGCGTTCAACGGCATCACCACGCGGGCCAAGCCGGAGGCGACGCAAGAACCGAAGAAGCATCCCTGGTGGAAGAAGTGGGTGGTCGACCCACTGGAAGACACCGGAGTCGAAGTCGCCAATGTAATGCAGGTGATCTTCAGCCAGGAATCCCTCACGGGCGTTTTCGAGACTGCGGCGGGGGTCTGGCTGATGAGTGTCGGCGCCGGTGGCGATATCGCCGGTGGAGCCCTCGACGCCACCGGGGTGGGTGCCTTCATCGGGGTACCTGTGAATGTCGTCAGTACCGCAGCCATCGCGGGCGGTGGAGCCCTCGCCTACAAGGGCCTGGGCGACTTCATGACGGCCATGTCCGAGGGGGACTACAACGCCTGGAGCCGCTCCAGCCGTAAGGGACCCCAGCCTCAACAGCCCCGTGAAGCAGACCCGCTCAAGGATGAGGGGTACGGCGGCCACGGCGTCACGGAGCATGTGGGCCGGAGCGAGCAACAAATGGGCGATCGCCTTGCCAAATCGAAGGACGGGCCAGAGTCGGTTTCTACGTACAAGAGTGTGGTTGATGCCCAACGGTTCTCACAGCGAGCCATTGACGCCAACAAATATCAAATAGCAAAATGGCTTAAGACGCAGACCAAGGGTGCGCCGAGGCCATTCGAACTGAAAAATTCCGGCGAAGTTACCGGACGTTCGCTGTCCCGAGAGGATTGGCAATCAGGCAGGGGCGCTCAAGATGTTCAGGGTGTCCGGGTTGTGTTGAAACCCGACCCTAACGCGCCTGGTGGCTATTACATCCTTACTACCCACCCGCTAGGCTGA